GATCCATATGGTTTACGATAAAACCTGATTTACCAGCTCCCTGACAACCACTTACAAGTATAATACTTAAAATGGCATAGTTTTTGTCCTCTGGACCGGTCCTAGTTAGCAAAAAAATAGCAGCTGCTGGTATAAACATACCTAAAATGTTTTTATGTGTGTATAATTTTTACTTTATTCTTTAAAGAATAAACAAATACAACAATACTTCAAAACAAAagtatttgaccagtgcatactccgagttctcacatacgcatgccacaCATGGACCTGGACcaaagcaaacatggataaaataatgaagacacaaaaaGCCATGGAGAGAGTAACGTCAGGAGTAAAATTAAAAGGCAAAATGCAAAACaactagataataaataaaaaaaagtcaaagaTGCAGGACAatatatagccaggctaaaatagagtttcgcaggtcataacgccagacaaacgggcaataggtggaataccacgatacaacaatggagatcATGAataggaaagagagcaagaggacagCACATATGAGATGGGGAGATGACATTATAAAGATATGAGTAAcacactggaaacagaaagcacaaaATAGAAGCGACTAGaggaaactttttttttatttctaagctaataagagaatATTAGTAACATCCCGTTAAGAACTATCCCATATCTCTTCCGTTAGTGAGCAACCGAGGACATGTTCTGCAAATTGTGTTACACGTTAACATCCCCTTATATTGTTCCCCATTATTCCTACAGGTTGAATTTCGTCGTAACATATATTTTTGTCGCGGCAACGTGTTAATAGTGGTATACAAATAGCGCCCATTCGTGGGACTGCTATACCATAAGAATATGACAATTTTTTAATTAGCAAGCAATTTTTCTAAATAACACAGTCAGCATAGTTAAAAGTTGGTACACAATATAAAAAGCTTACCGATATTATTCATAATCTTTCTTATAACACTCGTGGAAAATGTATTTTTTGCATACAAATAATCTGCTATAAAACATGCTGTAAATCCGACAAAAAATTCTATTATATAGGGAAGGGACATCAGAATGCTATTCTAAAAGATATATTAGctgtcaaaaatgatttaataaaaaataaactgttaaaataataaatctccaatTAGAGTTTTACAAATGTGTTTAAGTGTAATATGTAATTtaggttttaaagtaaaatgaAATGTCATAGTTTTCAATctgataaaatataaaataatattaaattataaaCCTTATTTGGACCATTTTTCTggtggcttctaaaaatgcaagccaaacGGATGCTGGAGCAAAAATTAGATGAGGAAATTCTacaagttgcaattcacaactcACCTGTCCAGTGCAGAAATATTCCAAAGAAAAATGGACCCTTTTTATCAGATAGGAGTAaactaatagaaataaaaatgaataaacattttcatttcGTTGTAAAGCGGaaccaaagccgtcttatatttcagttcgatTAGAGAGCGCTACAAGCAATCTGAACGATCGGTTTCAAAACTACTTGTTTGAAGgcttttaatttaatattattttatattttattagattgaaattttagtttgttcagagatagctacatatagtctaggcgccagaggaatcaccgtgtccttttcaattctgatggataaactcaacggtttcttatggattttcgGCTGCTgctacgaatttcgagggtggatttcgatccgagtggtcaaaaaattgttataaacaatttaatagtttataaagctctggctcataaactaaaagaaataaaaaaatgtttcaaataaaatttgttccttaataaaaaacgaagagaaaaacgtttactaaacttaaattcatcaatcagaactcaagatattgtaaaattagtgcacaatacaaattgcaaattgcaaaataagtatttgtCGAAGCTTTAtcaatcgtaactcggcttctacgaatTCAAATGAGCCTTAGCAGATCTCATTTTAAAACTTAATTAATAGttttccaaacaaagtttgttatatTACTCTATCTTTATTACTTAACCTAAccaaattatataataaattaacctAATTATcaattatactttaattaacaatattgatagaaaaataaattcaaaaggaacaatttaagcttatgaaaatgtttgtaagtgtatttttggccaagatatcgatattttaatggcacgctatgaggcgcaagatcgactcacagtcaagtaagtgacgaaattcgtagccaaaatatcgatatcttggccaaaaataaacttaccaacattttcataagctcaaattgttccttttgagttgttctatcattattgttaattaaagtgtaaatctttatagctcaaatttgcttggaacccatataaataaattattgtataatttttttaagaaaattataacttcaaatgggaactttaaaacaaataaagataaagtaatgaAACAAATTTTGTTGGGAaccctattaattaagctttaaaatgagatcctctaaggctcatttgcattcGCAAAACCCGAGTTACGATTGAtgaagcttcgaaaaatacttatttttcaatttgcaatttgtattgtgaattaattttataatatcttgagttctaactgttggaattaagtttagtaaacgttttttccttCGTTTCTATTAAGGAAAaagttttatttgaaatattgttttatatcttttagtttatgagccagagccttataaacaattaaattttttataacaattttttgaccactcggatcgaaatacaccctcgaaattcgtaatcagcagccaaaaatccataagaaaccgttaagtttttccatcagaattgaaaaggacatgGTGAAccctatttggcgcctagactaacaTGCATACTCTGATGATAAACTAACAAATTTTAAAACTTGCTGCGCACGTAGCGCTCTTTGAACGAACCGAACAAATgtaatgctggccactcacttacggatatcgaagaggccgagCGACTGACCGGCGGTTAATTGAAGCCAAAATCACCACATACATGCAGTTTTCGTAAAGGCGTTGGCACGCTCGATCACAAAACTGCATGTTTGTGGCGTCTCAACTGCAGCTCATTAACTTAACTACTCAAATAACGGCCTTCAGTTCTGGCCTGCATGCCatcctcttcgatatccgtaagtgagtggccagcataagacggctttggtttcgttttgcaacgaaatctGTTTTTTGTTTATTCAGTTTTAGAGTGACATGTATTTGTCCATTTCGTGAGTCAATATTCTACTTTGTATACTTACGGATTTCAGATCGAAATGCATTATCTTGTCAAGATATATAGAAATTTCAGATATAAACATCCAGTGAGTAAAGTTAAAACACAGATTGGTTATTAACAAAGCTATGAATGCCCTGGATGTAAGAATTTCCTTCCAAGGAACCATCAGGTTGTGCTAAAATTAGTAAGCTTTATATTACAAAACAATATAGTTCAATGTGAcgtattttttgttaatattatatTGATTCGATACTAAATCTGCCATTGATTGATCCTTCATCCTATATGTTtgcatatacagtagaaccccgcaaatccgaactaattgggggacagcctgttcggattccgaaaagttcggattatccgaaagttagccttaactagtagttcaaagctttcattgtgatgttgagtagccaaacgttctcgcaaaagtgtggacaatatttttggactcaagttgactacgagagaaccaaagtaagtttgtgtttaacctttataaacactttataaacctatatattaaagtataatatttatttttaagaaattttaaatgtcaaagtcctagtaatcctacattgtccaattttctggctttactaTGTAtgataaacatgtttttaagtttttgtcttgaatttttaaatttttttcacttttcgttggttcggatttgccgaaagttcggattcgcggggttcggatttacggggttctactgtatattgtACAAACATAGTGTACAAACCAATAAATTAGATACTGCAGTCTTTGCCAAATATTCTATAGAAAATAATCATGCTTTTGACTTTTAAAATCTACAGATTATGGAAAACAGAACAGAACTATACCAAAAGATGTATATTAAAGATGACTCACAAACACAAAGATCAAAATTTTGTCAATAACAAGACAGATATCAAAGATCTCTTCAATAAATTGTATCACAGGTTTTTGTTTCGTAAATACACCAATGGCAGGTATTTTAAATACGACCCTAAACCGGCCGTAGTTCAAATGTCACTCCATCACTCCGTCACTATCATTCCATCACAGAATAAGGGCAACTGCAGACGTAAATATAAAGTAGGTTATACAACATATGTTTATATAATTAGTAAAGTTCTTATTGAAAATGGAAATTAGCCGAAACGTTTGCCTTGTCTGAAGAAGAGATGGTTTTAGTTGGTAGCCGACTGGTCAAGGGGCATGCGGCGCATTTAAACCATACGCTGGATGCTGTGCCTCTTCCGGATGGAGTCAACGGACATCTTCCCTAGTCGATTTAGACCTCTCCAAAAAATGGGCCCCCAGATGTTTGTTAAAGATGCTCGTTTGGGAGGAGGGAAAATGGATAAAGTTATAAATAGATCGAACAATTGGGTACCTGATTTAAATACTTTTTGTCGAATTGACAGATATTACAAAGTCAGTGCGGACTGCTGAAGAAACAAGTATCAGTGTTAGTGAGTATATGTATATTCCAAGTAGCTTGACTGTATGGATGTTGCGCGTTTATGAAAGGATGGAGGTATTGATGATATTTTCCGAACATGTACGTAATAATGTAACTATATCAATTTTCAATTATCTGTCCAACATAGATTTGCTAGTACGCATGTACACCTATTTTAATGCACAATGTACCTTGTAGCACGCATAtggataacaaaggcaaaaaatatgtaacatgacaaatttaacaaaatataaaGATATATTTGGTGCTACTTaactttttgatatacctcggTAGCTCTAAGTCTTCAGAGACCTAGGGGTGTGGATTCTTAATAGATGCTAAATAAAATTGAAACTCAGTTGCTCGGGGGGGGGCATAATTAAAAAagaacatattttattatatgtttacttataaaaaatattaaactaagAATGCCGGTTATTTGAAATATCTGTACTTACCGTAGGCTACTTTCATGTGTGATTACTTTATAAGGATAATAGAGATTGGTAAAGAAAATCTGGTAATTAAACATAATTCTTACTttattgaaacaaataaaaattcagcaaagtttttatcaaaaaaaaataaagtttcatcAATTCGCGAGAAAACGTAAGAGTTCAACAATTAAAAATAGCGCAAGTACCTTAATGTGTTCTTTATCCGTAGTTGATCCATAGTCTATCCATGGGGCAATTACGGTGTTAAACATTGTCCTGATGTTACGGAACATTTATTGTCACGCACATAACGACACTCAATTTTACAGACAAAGTACAGGTATTAATTATATTAGAGATGAAATTCCATTGTTCGTTTGATGTATGCAACacttgtatattatattattattattgttattaattaaacttaattgaaagaaatatgaaaaactttttgaaaaaagaaaactaatgAGTGTGAACACATCTGTGAACACAAAATACGGTCGAGAATTTACATTCTCCACGACCACAGCAACCACTTAAGCCTACTTCGGCTCTGGAACAAAAACTCAAAGAAACTGTACCTAATACAAACAACTAATTTTCTCCATTGAactattttcaacaattttctcCGTCAGCAAGGCAAAACAGCCTGCTGACGGAAAGGCTCAAACTTCTTATTCTAGACTCCTCTAGAACTGATCTCTCCTCTCGACTACTTAGAACTGGTCTTTAATATACCTCGAACTCCTGTACAACCCAAAATACATTCCATTTCCTTATTTTTCTATCCTATTCAACCATGTCCGGTTTTACCAATCAAAAAATTAGCCAATTTCCAATCTTATTTCAAAACGAATAGAAATGGTTTAAGCAAACTTTAACCACGCCTTCTAGGGCAATAACTTATTATCCTGCAAATAGGATTCAAGCAACGAAATTCTAATGATCATATATCTCAGCTCAAAATTTCACGTTTTCCGCTCATTCAGCGTTTCGCACAGCTGACCCACTAGATACCAATAAGTATATTATATAAACAACTCAGAGCGATTTAATCTTCATAAGATAAACACAACAGCGACATCCTGGCATATTTCAGTCTCCAGAAACAATTAGCTCTTTGTCGGCGAGCTTTCTATAAAGCATCACTGAGACATTCAAAGACAAACACGTCATATTCTGCATAAAGACAAACCGTTTTTCTCAGTATAGTAAGCAACTCGAGGTACTTATCTAAGCCGAATTCCTGAGAACATAAAATCAATCCAACGTTGTGAGAAAACGAATTACGTAATACTCTGAAACACAACACATGATTAACGGACTGAGTATACAGAGTGCAGCAAAAATAATAATGACCTTCTGACCATTACAACCGAAGGTAATCGTAATCCATGTTTAATATATATGACTCACCCTGTCAGTCGCAGTGTTTAAACTACTTATAATGTAAATTTTTTCTTCCTCGGTAATTGTCGGATGACTACTAGGGTCATTACTGCCAACATAGGCATAAATAGCTGCCATTATTAATGCGATAGTGTTGAAAAGGTAAAAGACCATTGGCCATCCATAACTTGTTGAACATATGTATCCAGTTAATAATAAGGAAGAAACTATACCTAGTGGTGCACCTGAAACCATACACTATAATGTCAGGAATTCGTATATTAGGTATCTTAAAAAGTTAAATGGTCTTACCTAAATAAACAAAAGTACCAAGCCTACTCCTTTCTGGAACCGGTATCCACTTGCCCAATACTGCGTGCATAGATGGAAACAAAAATCCTTGAGATAGACCTTGTAGAAATCGGCAAACCATAACTCCTTTGGAGTCAAAATAAATAGCTGCAGAAGGTATTAGCAAACCGGCAGTGGCCGTCACCGTGGTACTTCCGACTAAGAACCATTTGGCGCCATATTTATCAGATACGTATCCTGCGACTATTTGAGGGATGCAGTAGCCCCATAGAAATGATGCCATAATTAAACTTTTATCATTCCAGTTGTAGGtctgcaaaattaaaataaaattgcaaacaaAGCAAGAAGAGAGAAACCATTAATTTTTTGTCATAAACAGAAAACagaatacatattattatataatatttatggggaaaatttagaaaattaatttacgttaaaagaccacgagatcatagatttttaTCGCCCCGTATTTggccaaaaaaattgtaaatagtattAGTTAGTCATAAGCAGTGTTTCGTTGAAAGTGAAAATCGTTCAGTATTGGTGTTTCCATGAACGGACTTATACAAACGGTCAGATTAGAAAGTACATGTATTCGCTTTGCAGTGAACAATAGGACATTTATAAATGCTTCTTGGAAGGAAAGACGGTAATTACTATTATTGTTGAGTTTTAGAATCTATCGGGTTTTTTTATAGCATGTAGAAACACAAAAGTAATTTGGTGCCTCCTGGAATTTgacaaaatggaaaagttgtatacaaaattaatttgttcttaagaaatgaaaggcGGGAGGTAATGTGTAGAgcggatgttttgtgattggcgaTAGAGACGGATGGAAGGAGAATAGAGTGTTTGAGTTTGACTTGGAGGAGGAAAAAAGTTTCACTGTGTAATGAAGACCTGAAGAGAGCAGTCCAATTTTTGAAAAGTaagaagtcggtgtaaagtggtgaagttggcaGCCGTGTAATCAGAAGCGTGTTGAAACTAAATCGTTGATCGAGTTAAGAAGTTAGTCCGaagagattcctgtttctgtctggaacgagtaaccggttggtatcaatttgcacaagatatcgagcagagatttcgagcgagttttgttgtttgtgaaacagtttggacgagaaggatcCTAGGAGCATgtgtgggagaatcaaggacTACACAGTCCATGAGAAGAattaaagaagagaaaaaaaaggttagtcagattatttgtgaaacggagagagttgttttatattacataccatatttgtttattttttattgaacagttttacagcataatttagttattcataaattcaaagaagaaataagtaatatAGTCAAAATGGtgaaaagtaaattttgtttttttttttataatagtaagaacagtctaacgaattatttaaatgaaaattttgttaaaaaagagATAGCAGTATTAAAGattaatagtgcagtcactgaaggtgaatatgagctattacctccgatttcgttgaacctccatcgatttgcacgaaaattggtgagtggttagaggatatctcaaggaacaaaggtgacatggtaccaacttgcgcttttaccctgggggtagatgccacccctcctcgggggtgaaaattattttataaaaaaataaccccacaattcgatagagcgacaaattataagcaaaatttgttatattaatttattaaaataaatcaaaactttttgagttattaaagatcaaagattttaatttttcgtgagaaaaatgcatgttttaaccgatttttcataaataactcaaaaactataagtttttacaaaaaacttattattgtcaaaattgaggctaataaaaaatcaaataaattccaTACTAGAAAACCTTTCAAtattaactgaaagtgagttataggtaattgaatgtatatttctttcgtcgagtacccaaatctaattatacctcttactttttttaaaataaaaggttaaatggccccggttacatggttctcgcagcaaaattgaaattttaaacgtttctatctcggttattttttactctacgaaaaTAGTAAGATGGGTAGagtatttgatacagaaaaaactaaaatttagttatttatcattttttacgtatattgagtatttttggagttattatcaaaagaaaatgaaaagtacgataattctaaaaattctgattttttaaaattataccttcttttcaaaaatatgcattctaaaccggtcgaatttgttgaaataattaactatgataacataaagaaattcttgtgaggattactacaaattttaatttttgcggaaatggcgtatgtttagtttttaactttttcctaaatgaatcgaaaaggttctcttattttcatcataacttgcttaattttgatgctattaacttctactgaagctcatttgataggtattccgaagtactttgacaagtgcttaacaagtgtattctataaaatgcatcgtttttccgttatgtaagcttgaatacctagatttgagtactcgtcgaaaaaaatatacattcaattacccataactcactttaaaataacattagtttagttttttaagtagggagtgtattaaattttttattatctttaattttggtaataatagcttttttacaaaagctaaCAGTTTTTGAGTactacgtgaaaaacagctttaaaacatgcatttttttaagaaaaaataaaatttttgatatttaataactcaaaaagtattgatttatgttaataactttatataacaaattttgcttagaagttgcccctctatcgatttctggtattatttttaataaaaaaatttcacccccgagaaggggtggcaaccacccccagggtaaaagcgcaagttaacatcatgtcacctttgttccttgaagtatcttctaactacttaccaattttcatgaaaatcgatgaaggtttctacgaaatcggaggtgaaaaccttcagtgactccactataattTATTTGATAAGAAATAGTGGCAACGAAATTAAGTTTAGCATACATTTAAATCTgatatttatggtatattggataaataaaaaatatttttctgaagctattttcttgtggcatttttacaatttaaactatttataatgggaaataagccacaatattattaaaaaaatgtataatataaaatgtataatacataaatattggcaatatcattttaaagtcttctactttaaaatgtatcatatcaattgccgatataaattagtcaaattaaataaattattagaagaatttttttactaagcaacaacatttttgtttatgttagtagtattttgtattttgacaacagcacccgatttgggcgtcgaaacgttaataaaaatcattttttaataatattgtggcttatttcccattataaatagtttaaattgtaaaaaatatttatagaatttatttgacattgagtatatttattttccctgttttatcctggatgaagtaagcaactagagatactagaagccacaaaccaaaggtaatacattaaactaaattagccctgagaataaattttattggaaagttttatttaattttggttttgttttccataagtagtatttaaaataattaatcaattaataaaaataagaatatgctgattaatctcataacagagagaaaatacagagcataacaatatatatgtCATACAAGTATTTTggtaattttaatttaatatcatgAACGCCGGCAGCGTGATGCAAGGGGTGCAATAGCACCCCTCCATCTGCCCTTAAATAAAGTACCTAGCTATACATATTATATACGGTATGCGCAAAATAAACAGtatactgaaattcgtatgcctcaaatttgtaggTGTCAGGCGCTGAAGAGTAATGAGTGGTTTTCGAACGTCCTTATAACGTACATGTATAAATGTCGTGATAATAttaggtgcttcagaatggttctcagttttgcagaaaaaatttttattgtggAGTACTAGTTTCGGTCATACAGAAAAGGTCATAAAAACAGAACTAACTGCtacattgcttttcacttaaggctatgggtacataattcgcaaatattttacggctatccctaccttttctgtctttacatggcaaattacgtgtagtaaaattcaaactggtatggatatgtacatattactagaatgacattatacttgacaatgtcataactagcttaaagagatggcttttgaatgttcttggataactgttattttttgtataattgcaaattattaattcagttaataaatgtgataattttttcactaactatgtattcagtgattgtaataatttatatgtacctacaacaaaaactaatactcaatcgagaaaagaggaaaagtgtttaagtgatttttcaataatatattgttactatggaacgcttacaattttgaacatctttaataacaaaatacttggatcacagaatatatcttaagGTATtatctgcttctatcttccataaataatacacaataaataactttttataaagttcacctcttaaatcaattatttatcaaatacactatttatattatcaatattatttaattaacaactaaaaatattctcgattcatgtcaaataattatttaaaattgtcactgattgtcagtgtctgactgacaatattctattcgaccaagtgcgttgtatgacaaagatagatttggaaaatattatcacggacattgtgttcatttttttcgaatcctgaaaaaaccaataaatatttttgaaaaatctaaacgcagaatgaaatactaaattattaccgagggccgaaagtcccttagaataaataaaaagtttattttgaatgagatatttgaaattaaaaataacactaaattttctcttagtttttcacccctgtaacttattaaaatgaacattatagaagttctcagagactttcggccctcgctaatatcgtaatctttcattctgcgtttaaattttttaaaaatacttattagttttctcaggattcgaaaaaaatgaatccccatttgaatagcattgcagccgaaaaaacgtaccgatcctcttaaattaaatgttcaaattaagAGACAGGTGGCTGGCTATTTGACAtataatttaagcgaaaatcaatgttgatttatgaaatttttttctcttttctgacagtcgtaaaatgtattttgagttaaacaAATTACATTCATTCTTCTTGCGATTCATTCTTTTtccgccaattaatttaattcaaaaattatttttggccCCCCTGTAAAAATATTGatgttaatgttaatattactgaatataaaATGGAAtcaccttttaaatgagctatcacacgacccctattcccatttaaaaaaatcattgatgacgtcatcacgcccaaatcgatgacgtcactattatgggatatacgtcaaaaaatcataatttaaaattaaaaatcgacgtaTCAGATCTTTacctctgaaaataattaaagcaTGAGATAACAGACTTTTCCACATTTTATGAACgcactgtataaataatcataaacatttaaatatttatttcagtactgtttattttgcagCATATTGTAGttctatattctatatatttCGTCGTCGTCGCGGCAAAAGTCACTAAGTCCGAAATAACAGATCTGAGAAAACGAACAATTAGTGACTTCTGCCTCACAACACAATGATAATTTTTGACGTATGCATATTCAGTGACTTAGGGAACCATCTCTACGTACTTTCTAGGACTTATTTCTGTCAGACTATGAAAATTGATATTATCAATCGATCAAGACACTAAACTCAACTTTGACAAAAATGGACTTAGTGAGTTTTGCCGTGACGACGACGATTTGTTAATAACATGTACAGGTTCAGATGCACACCCTTGAAAATAATCCTG
This genomic window from Diabrotica virgifera virgifera chromosome 1, PGI_DIABVI_V3a contains:
- the LOC114337154 gene encoding putative inorganic phosphate cotransporter isoform X2, which gives rise to MTYQAQNIAEEKAKEALGLLINKDVSIKKGPTIGKRCQQALILHILLHFCFIIRTALTVAIVAMTDSNASSNKDIPTYNWNDKSLIMASFLWGYCIPQIVAGYVSDKYGAKWFLVGSTTVTATAGLLIPSAAIYFDSKGVMVCRFLQGLSQGFLFPSMHAVLGKWIPVPERSRLGTFVYLGAPLGIVSSLLLTGYICSTSYGWPMVFYLFNTIALIMAAIYAYVGSNDPSSHPTITEEEKIYIISSLNTATDRHNLMVPWKEILTSRAFIALLITNLCFNFTHWMFISEISIYLDKIMHFDLKSNSILMSLPYIIEFFVGFTACFIADYLYAKNTFSTSVIRKIMNNIGMFIPAAAIFLLTRTGPEDKNYAILSIILVSGCQGAGKSGFIVNHMDLAPNFSGAMMGISNGLSVALSSFAPVLAQIIVKDEHNINQWRIIFYFTMGLNLLGVISNTLFTSGKRQPWNEGKRRKEVPIETIKIKS
- the LOC114337154 gene encoding putative inorganic phosphate cotransporter isoform X3, whose product is MTYQAQNIAEEKAKEALGLLINKDVSIKKGPTIGKRCQQALILHILLHFCFIIRTALTVAIVAMTDSNASSNKDIPTYNWNDKSLIMASFLWGYCIPQIVAGYVSDKYGAKWFLVGSTTVTATAGLLIPSAAIYFDSKGVMVCRFLQGLSQGFLFPSMHAVLGKWIPVPERSRLGTFVYLGAPLGIVSSLLLTGYICSTSYGWPMVFYLFNTIALIMAAIYAYVGSNDPSSHPTITEEEKIYIISSLNTATDRHNLMVPWKEILTSRAFIALLITNLCFNFTHWMFISEISIYLDKIMHFDLKSNSILMSLPYIIEFFVGFTACFIADYLYAKNTFSTSVIRKIMNNIGMFIPAAAIFLLTRTGPEDKNYAILSIILVSGCQGAGKSGFIVNHMDLAPNFSGAMMGISNGLSVALSSFAPVLAQIIVKDEHNINQWRIIFYFTMGLNLLGVISNTLFTSGKRQPWNEGKRRKEGH
- the LOC114337154 gene encoding putative inorganic phosphate cotransporter isoform X4, producing MTYQAQNIAEEKAKEALGLLINKDVSIKKGPTIGKRCQQALILHILLHFCFIIRTALTVAIVAMTDSNASSNKDIPTYNWNDKSLIMASFLWGYCIPQIVAGYVSDKYGAKWFLVGSTTVTATAGLLIPSAAIYFDSKGVMVCRFLQGLSQGFLFPSMHAVLGKWIPVPERSRLGTFVYLGAPLGIVSSLLLTGYICSTSYGWPMVFYLFNTIALIMAAIYAYVGSNDPSSHPTITEEEKIYIISSLNTATDRHNLMVPWKEILTSRAFIALLITNLCFNFTHWMFISEISIYLDKIMHFDLKSHNINQWRIIFYFTMGLNLLGVISNTLFTSGKRQPWNEGKRRKEVPIETIKIKS